The segment AGGGCGAGAGGGAGGATTGACGATTGAGTAGGCGCGACGAACCCACTCTCCTTGCTGATTACATAAACCAGTTTGGTGACTGCCCTGCAATATATGGGGCCACAGGCGCTTGAATTGTCAGTGAAAATTTCGTTTTCAGTCCAGTCAATACGGTGGGTCACTTTCCCGGCCACTAAACTATGTGGATGCATATTAAACCTCCTCATATGGTGACAATTTAAGGCTAACACGGCTAAAGACGTATCTCAAATCAGTGGTTAGCGTATAGAAAAAAGCCGAGCTTAAGCTCGGCTACCTATTCGAATCTATTTGCTGGGCTGACTATGATGCATATGTGCGATAGTATTCTTCTAAGCGGTTGTTGCCCTTTCGGTGGTGCTAACATGTCTCTAGACATGACCGTCATAAAAAACTCCAATGGACCATATGTGGAGCGACTGGTAAAAAAAGCGTGACATTCCCAATAACATGCCACGAGACCAGCTTGGAATATAAGTAATACGTGGCTCTTTACCTGCGTATTTAAACGCCAATTCAGCGATCTCTTTATGGGTCATTTGATCCGGGCCACCAGCAGTAATATGCATGCGAGGCGCATCTATGGCATCGACACAAATTTGCGCCATATCGGCACCATGGATTGGGTTAGACTTTAACTGACCGCCATCAAACAAAAACACCCGGCCATTTTCCGCCATATGATAAAGATCATCTAAATCACAAAACAATCCGTTCGGGCGAATCACTGAATACTCTAGTCCCGAGTTTTTCAGTTCATCAACAAACTTTTCTTTGGCTGCGCATACAGATACTTTGCGCAACTTATCTCCATCAAGCACGGAAACATAAATAAATTTACGCACCCCACTTCTTTTTGCTTCCTGCAATAAATTTAAATTGGCTTGAAAGTCTACATCCATATAGCTTAAGCCATCATTTTGGCGAGTAATGCCAATGGTGGAGATTACCGTATCAACGCCATCACAACACCCACTGATGGTATTCAGCTCAGTGACTTCTCCCACGTAAAGTTTGATCAGGATTCAGTCCCTTCTGCTGAAGTTTTTCTACATCGCGAACTAATGCCCTAAGTTGAAAGTTACGCTCTTGTAGCTCTCTTGCTACATAGCTGCCTAAATAGCCTGTGGCACCTGCCAGTAAAACCGTCTTTGCCATGGTGTTACCTCATGATCCATCAATAGTGACTCGTCTTCCTAGTAAGTCACAACGTTTCCTTGAGTGCAGCACGATGTGTGCAAACCAACTTTTCAATATCTCAATCTAGCGGGCGTCGAAAAAATATGCAACTTTATTCTTTGATCTTAATTCAAATCATTAGAATCACAATCGAGAGAGATAAAGACATTTTTACTGCCGTTATATACCTGTTGCATACCAACTGAAATTCTTTTATCACTTGTGCCTCGTGGTGCAAGCACTACTTTTTCGTTATTTGCGAGTGACTTATATTGATTGCATTGACCTGGAGACTTGATTGAAATAGTACTCACATGAACGCGGCTAAGCTGTTGCCAATTTCGCGTAGAGACTCGGCTAAGTACTACATCGAGATCTTTATTATTCAACGATGAAAAATTACTTACATAGACATCATTCAATAGCATATCCCGCAAGCTAGTGATTCGATTGATAGCGCCTAAGTCCTTAATTTCACCACCACTTAGCACGAGAGATTTTAATGCGGGTAACTGTTGGATACCTTTTAATGACAATGCACCTTTAAATGCGCATTGGAGATATTCTAATTGATCAGCACTGCTGACATGTGCCTCTTTCGCCATATAAGATACGCACTGTTCGAGCTTTGCATCTTGGAAGTGAAGTTGATCGATCGGAGTTTGATTCGCACCACTTGGTTGAGCAAATAGCATCGATACAATCAATAGTGGAGTTTTCACCGGGCTAGTCCTTATTCATACTTACCCAATAAACTTAGCAAATAAGGGACTGTAGAAGGTAATATCTAGGTAAAAATGCTAATTGGAATGTTCAATCGCAGAATATTTCGTCATAACCGCGCTTAATTATCTTTCGTTTCCGTTTCACAAAATATCGACGTGCGATTACGACCATGTTGCTTACTGACGTATAGTGCTTGATCGCA is part of the Vibrio nitrifigilis genome and harbors:
- a CDS encoding SDR family oxidoreductase; the encoded protein is MGEVTELNTISGCCDGVDTVISTIGITRQNDGLSYMDVDFQANLNLLQEAKRSGVRKFIYVSVLDGDKLRKVSVCAAKEKFVDELKNSGLEYSVIRPNGLFCDLDDLYHMAENGRVFLFDGGQLKSNPIHGADMAQICVDAIDAPRMHITAGGPDQMTHKEIAELAFKYAGKEPRITYIPSWSRGMLLGMSRFFYQSLHIWSIGVFYDGHV
- a CDS encoding NmrA family NAD(P)-binding protein, which gives rise to MAKTVLLAGATGYLGSYVARELQERNFQLRALVRDVEKLQQKGLNPDQTLRGRSH